In one window of Temnothorax longispinosus isolate EJ_2023e chromosome 9, Tlon_JGU_v1, whole genome shotgun sequence DNA:
- the LOC139819041 gene encoding uncharacterized protein isoform X2, translating into MALETPAWLNLCFVEKILRKSEGDNSIQVIEIFSKPATTKGDGYSSDMIRVTAEFSRDQGDSKITEKKSIIVKISPIAEGIRQDLVELSGIFDVEILMMSDTLDKMNKLLGQEHRLSGKGLYVQNKNPTLLVIEDLAPLGFRMADRLSGLDLAHTILALDGLARFHAASVAICEKEPKQKEMYTKGIFNDQYPPEVQNFFVISLKALADEVANWPGMKKYSEKIAKLTDHIYKIGIDASKLCEDEFNVINHGDFWVNNMLFKYDNNGKPVQHICVDFQNCVYTSPAIDLQYFLSTSPSPDVIENKRDVLLNEYLGVLSATMKQLGCKTQPPTMEELKTTLKRRASYGMIASFLVLPIVLCCKTEVKDLDEMMNSDTFSSPGLKSESYIKLMMKRIPMYDEWGLLDL; encoded by the exons GCTGAATCTATGCTTTGTGGAGAAGATCCTGCGAAAGTCGGAAGGCGACAACTCGATTCAGGTGATCGAGATATTCTCGAAACCGGCCACGACTAAGGGTGACGGCTACTCAAGCGACATGATTAGGGTTACTGCCGAATTTTCGCGTGACCAAGGCGACAGTAAAATTACGGAGAAGAAATCAATCATTGTCAAAATCTCGCCTATAGCTGAAGGCATTCGTCAGGACCTT gTCGAATTATCAGGCATCTTTGACGTCGAGATATTGATGATGTCAGATACCTTGGATAAAATGAATAAGTTGTTAGGGCAGGAGCATCGCTTAAGCGGGAAGGGCCTATacgtgcaaaataaaaatccaaCGCTTCTGGTGATCGAGGATCTCGCGCCTCTCGGCTTTCGCATGGCCGATCGTCTGTCTGGTCTTGACCTAGCTCATACCATATTGGCGCTTGACGGACTAGCCAGGTTTCACGCAGCTTCTGTAGCCATATGCGAGAAG gAACCAAAGCAAAAAGAGATGTATACGAAAGGAATATTTAACGATCAGTACCCGCCAGAAgtgcaaaattttttcgttataAGTCTTAAAGCTTTAGCAGATGAGGTTGCAAATTGGCCAGGAATGAAAAA atactCGGAAAAAATTGCTAAACTCACCGaccacatatataaaataggaatAGATGCATCCAAGTTATGTGAGGATGAATTCAATGTTATTAATCACGGCGATTTCTGGGTAAACAATATGTTGTTCAAATATGACAATAATGGCAAACCTGTTCAGCACATTTGT GTGGATTTCCAAAATTGTGTCTACACATCGCCGGCAATCgatcttcaatattttctcAGTACAAGTCCTTCCCCGGATGTCATTGAAAACAAGAgagatgttttattaaatgaatatCTTGGCGTACTGTCGGCGACTATGAAGCAACTGGGCTGCAAGACGCAGCCACCCACCATGGAAGAATTGAAAACTACCCTAAAACGAAGAGCCAGTTATGGAATGATAGCATCCTTCTTAGTTTTACCGATAGTGCTGTGCTGCAAGACTGAGGTGAAAGATTTGGATGAGATGATGAATTCTGATACTTTTTCAAGTCCGGGTCTAAAGAGCGAGAGTTATATAAAACTGATGATGAAGAGAATTCCAATGTATGACGAATGGGGTTTGCTGGATCTTTAA